The following are encoded in a window of Ricinus communis isolate WT05 ecotype wild-type chromosome 4, ASM1957865v1, whole genome shotgun sequence genomic DNA:
- the LOC8277061 gene encoding protein timeless homolog isoform X3: MQELSLICAGLGDEEEDNGKRIGYSKGENCLENLKDLLRCLRRDDPETREVFKQVCNWKVVSKDLIPIIQYCQVDRSLVLNAGNYSFFFFFFSFLFLLIMVGTSDKFVDFYNISVKVLVFLTMPIEPSSNDILQQTEYLWDLKSAITCSDTVGVIISLLEDPLEHLEREAFTEDDWKLVQLVLTLFRNILAIQDFSLLQKVGGSASHLLSLRDRFLELMFHENVMDLVLIITQHVCSSGYLRQDNLLLLEIFHYIFMGQEPELIAKAQIKDSKRGGETSLDSLKSIMEAEEEKRRKLSRQRNIGRHSQFSGTFTRLTMDGSKAVYKGNPSSASHNVLLKPHKIHRSSTKRIVWDHGRLPSMKDDILVLLHDFLNQFLSGGYNVLMRSISEDIEKEHHAIQNSDIVIFFKVAQFVTSFQYHKFSTFKPPNVEKDDSHSFPDEYVDNTLFKGDVCGPIAASMNESMFLLVISRWRNAFDGLKQTNDYNFLSAAGSLMRIMIRMLDLVLKSLPEGSKESQTARILLYKLFYDQTDQGMTQFLLSLIKSFDTHKQPKSDLADLVEMIHLIVRLMENLQARGALRVSKKSRKVRKKKALGSKRGTENELSGDGTKIQDQTLSSNTEQSIDLSILQKINEENSTSDNQENNNIAVQDNQDNVAVQDSQENINNAIQPDKTEISAQDIGNFGRNLPPMDKRKIDHIDDDLTGSSDDSSSDEDLIETHEVDFKVSSFVSTFANHNIIRNLCWLLRFYKSNSTNTNHYIVCMLQRITDDLDLSPMLYQLSLLTTFYDILDEQKSCPCKEYASIVDFLTTLIRRMLRKMKSQPLLFVEVLFWKSRKECHYINAEYLLHELGHMKKEAKSWGNVLADGELGSSQAKGWVPRSIADALGEDEADVVIAHEPYQKMRESFDGAERDFFLKNNNDKKRDSDYGGNAMEPATEGVSKRRRLVLTDEMEMRIKELHEKYKDDGSCVRLIAESLDPAGHVSPAQVFNKLKQLGLKVSSKKRLRNVDKEFSTFPDQLVENGRSTGEGSSGLQNSIDVEETLKRNTRKKVRAFSKDQEEIIRALFEQFKEHKRCSYMIANALAADNSFTAAQVSRKLKQLGLHIPRQRRSETKLHLRDKELNDFSVGEQVSDDETLLSLRKRYKSKDGDKSFEEQNIAKESSDNEILDSVLNKTRKLHPKAKSKSLKTSDERKTTEENRVTGVSKEIAERDEGGQSIGMDVAEVREDVAVNISQEDASESEATGSMNRNASVLSPHEELDDALIDLEDDAALDTSVKTPALRRKMRMVIDGDDDD; the protein is encoded by the exons ATGCAAGAATTGTCACTGATCTGTGCCGGTCTCGGCGACGAAGAGGAGGATAATGGAAAACGTATCGGTTACTCGAAAGGCGAGAACTGCCTAG AAAATTTAAAGGATTTGCTTAGATGTTTAAGGCGCGATGATCCAGAAACACGAGAAGTATTTAAGCAAGTATGCAATTGGAAGGTCGTGTCCAAGGATTTGATTCCGATTATTCAATACTGTCAAGTTGATCGAAGCTTAGTCTTAAATGCAGGTAATTacagctttttctttttctttttttcttttctttttttgttaataatgGTAGGGACATCTGATAAATTTGTTGATTTCTATAATATTTCAGTGAAGGTTTTGGTGTTTCTTACGATGCCAATTGAGCCTTCATCAAATGATATTCTTCAGCAGACAGAGTACCTTTGGGACTTGAAGTCAGCAATCACATGTAGTGATACTGTTGGAGTGATTATTTCATTACTTGAAGATCCACTTGAACATTTGGAACG TGAAGCATTCACAGAGGACGACTGGAAATTGGTCCAGCTGGTACTCACGCTCTTTAGAAACATTCTTGCTATACAAGATTTTTCCCTGCTGCAGAAAGTTGGGGGATCTGCTAGTCATCTTTTGTCGCTAAGAGATAGGTTTTTGGAACTTATGTTTCATGAGAATGTAATGGACCTTGTTCTAATTATCACTCAGCATGTCTGTAGTTCTGGCTACCTTCGTCAAGATAACTTATTGTTATTAGAGATTTTCCATTATATTTTCATGGGTCAAGAGCCAGAGTTGATTGCCAAAGCACAAATAAAGGATTCGAAG CGGGGTGGGGAGACTTCACTTGATAGTCTCAAGTCTATTATGGAAGctgaagaagagaaaagaagaaagcttTCCAGGCAACGGAATATAGGGCGTCATTCACAATTTAGCGGAACATTTACACGGCTTACCATG GATGGTTCTAAAGCCGTATACAAAGGAAACCCTAGTTCTGCTTCTCATAATGTCCTGCTTAAACCTCATAAAATTCATAGGAGTTCAACTAAAAGGATTGTGTGGGACCATGGGAGATTACCTTCAATGAAGGATGATATTTTGGTTTTGCTGCACGATTTTCTGAACCAGTTTTTATCGGGGGGCTATAATG TTTTAATGCGATCAATTTCCGAGGACATTGAAAAGGAGCATCATGCAATTCAGAATAGTGACattgtcattttctttaaggTTGCTCAGTTTGTTACTTCTTTTCAGTATCACAAGTTTTCAACTTTCAAG CCACCAAACGTGGAAAAAGATGATTCTCACAGCTTCCCTGATGAATACGTTGATAACACATTATTCAAAGGCGATGTATGTGGACCAATCGCAGCATCAATGAATGAATCAATGTTTCTACTGGTCATTTCAAGATGGAGAAATGCTTTTGATGGCCTGAAACAGACAAATGACTACAATTTTCTATCTGCAGCAGGCTCTCTTATGAGAATTATG ATTCGCATGTTAGATTTGGTGCTTAAATCATTGCCTGAAGGTTCTAAGGAGTCTCAAACAGCTCGCATACTGCTTTACAAGTTATTCTACGATCAAACTGATCAAGGAATGACTCAGTTCCTCTTGAGCCTGATAAAATCATTTGACACTCATAAACAACCCAAAAG TGATCTTGCAGATCTGGTGGAAATGATTCATCTAATTGTGAGATTGATGGAGAATCTTCAAGCACGTGGCGCATTAAGg gTTTCTAAGAAATCGAGGAAGGTTAGAAAGAAGAAAGCACTGGGTAGCAAGAGGGGAACTGAAAATGAACTGTCCGGAGATGGAACAAAGATTCAAGATCAGACACTGTCTTCTAATACTGAACAATCTATTGATTTGAGCATTTTGCAAAAGATAAACGAAGAGAACTCAACTTCTGATaatcaagaaaacaacaatATTGCTGTTCAAGATAATCAAGACAACGTCGCTGTTCAAGATAGTcaagaaaatatcaataatgCAATTCAACCTGATAAGACTGAGATATCTGCACAGGATATTGGAAATTTTGGCAGGAATCTGCCTCCGATGGATAAGAGAAAGATTGATCATATCGATGATGATCTTACTGGCAGCTCTGATGATTCATCTAGTGATGAGGACCTCATTGAGACTCATGAAGTTGATTTTAAGGTCTCAAGCTTTGTATCAACTTTTGCAAATCATAACATCATTCGGAACTTGTGCTGGTTGCTCAGGTTCTACAAGAGTAATTCCACCAATACAAATCACTACATCGTATGCATGTTGCAGAGGATTACTGATGATTTGGATCTTTCTCCAATGCTTTATCAg TTATCACTACTTACAACATTCTATGACATCCTCGATGAGCAAAAGTCATGTCCATGCAAGGAATATGCGAGTATTGTTGATTTTTTGACAACCTTAATTCGAAGAATGCTACGAAAAATGAAGAGCCAACCCCTTCTATTTGTAGAAGTTCTTTTTTGGAAGTCCCGTAAAGAGTGCCATTATATTAATGCTGAATATTTATTGCATGAGCTTGGCCATATGAAGAAAGAAGCGAAAAGCTGGGGTAATGTTTTGGCGGATGGAGAACTGGGTTCATCACAAGCAAAGGGATGGGTTCCCAGAAGCATAGCAGATGCTCTGGGTGAGGATGAAGCAGATGTTGTGATCGCTCATGAACCATATCAGAA GATGAGAGAAAGTTTCGATGGAGCGGAGAgagatttttttctaaagaacAACAATGACAAGAAAAGAGATTCTGATTA CGGAGGAAATGCCATGGAACCTGCAACTGAAGGGGTTTCTAAAAGAAGAAGACTTGTTCTTACTGATGAAATGGAGATGAGAATAAAAGAACTCCATGAGAA ATACAAGGATGACGGGAGTTGTGTTCGTCTTATTGCGGAATCCCTAGATCCTGCTGGTCATGTTTCACCTGCACAAGTTTTCAACAAGCTCAAGCAGCTAGGGTTAAAAGTATCATCAAAGAAAAGACTGAGAAATGTTGACAAAGAATTTTCTACTTTTCCTGATCAGCTTGTGGAAAACGGAAGGTCCACCGGAGAAGGTAGTAGTGGTCTTCAAAACTCAATTGATGTTGAAGAAACATTGAAAAG GAACACCAGGAAAAAAGTTCGGGCCTTTAGCAAAGATCAAGAGGAAATTATTAGAGCTTTATTTGAGCA GTTTAAAGAGCATAAAAGATGCAGCTATATGATTGCAAATGCACTAGCTGCCGATAATTCTTTTACAGCTGCACAAGTTTCCCGAAAGCTCAAGCAACTTGGATTACACATTCCTCGGCAAAGGAGATCAGAAACAAAATTGCATTTAAGAGATAAGGAGCTAAATGACTTTTCTGTCGGAGAACAGGTGTCTGATGATGAAACATTGTTATCATTGAGGAAAAG GTATAAAAGCAAAGATGGTGATAAATCATTTGAGGAACAGAATATTGCAAAAGAGTCGTCTGACAACGAAATTTTAGACTCTGTTCTCAA CAAAACAAGGAAGCTGCATCCAAAAGCAAAAAGTAAAAGCCTCAAAACATCTGATGAGAGGAAAACAACCGAGGAAAACAGGGTCACTGGAGTTTCTAAAGAAATTGCAGAAAG GGATGAAGGAGGTCAGTCCATCGGGATGGATGTGGCAGAGGTTCGTGAAGATGTTGCTGTCAATATCAGTCAGGAAGATGCTTCAGAATCTGAAGCAACTGGCAGTATGAATAGAAATGCATCTGTTCTTTCACCACATGAAGAATTGGATGATGCATTGATAGATTTGGAGGATGATGCAGCTTTAGACACGTCAGTGAAAACTCCTGCACTTAGGAGGAAGATGAGGATGGTAATTGACGGTGACGACGATGATTAA
- the LOC8277061 gene encoding protein timeless homolog isoform X2, which translates to MQELSLICAGLGDEEEDNGKRIGYSKGENCLENLKDLLRCLRRDDPETREVFKQVCNWKVVSKDLIPIIQYCQVDRSLVLNAVKVLVFLTMPIEPSSNDILQQTEYLWDLKSAITCSDTVGVIISLLEDPLEHLEREAFTEDDWKLVQLVLTLFRNILAIQDFSLLQKVGGSASHLLSLRDRFLELMFHENVMDLVLIITQHVCSSGYLRQDNLLLLEIFHYIFMGQEPELIAKAQIKDSKRGGETSLDSLKSIMEAEEEKRRKLSRQRNIGRHSQFSGTFTRLTMDGSKAVYKGNPSSASHNVLLKPHKIHRSSTKRIVWDHGRLPSMKDDILVLLHDFLNQFLSGGYNVLMRSISEDIEKEHHAIQNSDIVIFFKVAQFVTSFQYHKFSTFKPPNVEKDDSHSFPDEYVDNTLFKGDVCGPIAASMNESMFLLVISRWRNAFDGLKQTNDYNFLSAAGSLMRIMIRMLDLVLKSLPEGSKESQTARILLYKLFYDQTDQGMTQFLLSLIKSFDTHKQPKSDLADLVEMIHLIVRLMENLQARGALRVSKKSRKVRKKKALGSKRGTENELSGDGTKIQDQTLSSNTEQSIDLSILQKINEENSTSDNQENNNIAVQDNQDNVAVQDSQENINNAIQPDKTEISAQDIGNFGRNLPPMDKRKIDHIDDDLTGSSDDSSSDEDLIETHEVDFKVSSFVSTFANHNIIRNLCWLLRFYKSNSTNTNHYIVCMLQRITDDLDLSPMLYQLSLLTTFYDILDEQKSCPCKEYASIVDFLTTLIRRMLRKMKSQPLLFVEVLFWKSRKECHYINAEYLLHELGHMKKEAKSWGNVLADGELGSSQAKGWVPRSIADALGEDEADVVIAHEPYQKMRESFDGAERDFFLKNNNDKKRDSDYGGNAMEPATEGVSKRRRLVLTDEMEMRIKELHEKYKDDGSCVRLIAESLDPAGHVSPAQVFNKLKQLGLKVSSKKRLRNVDKEFSTFPDQLVENGRSTGEGSSGLQNSIDVEETLKRNTRKKVRAFSKDQEEIIRALFEQFKEHKRCSYMIANALAADNSFTAAQVSRKLKQLGLHIPRQRRSETKLHLRDKELNDFSVGEQVSDDETLLSLRKRERIKHGGRSFDELSNHSIEGEFSGDSDDELLSSFLKYKSKDGDKSFEEQNIAKESSDNEILDSVLNKTRKLHPKAKSKSLKTSDERKTTEENRVTGVSKEIAERDEGGQSIGMDVAEVREDVAVNISQEDASESEATGSMNRNASVLSPHEELDDALIDLEDDAALDTSVKTPALRRKMRMVIDGDDDD; encoded by the exons ATGCAAGAATTGTCACTGATCTGTGCCGGTCTCGGCGACGAAGAGGAGGATAATGGAAAACGTATCGGTTACTCGAAAGGCGAGAACTGCCTAG AAAATTTAAAGGATTTGCTTAGATGTTTAAGGCGCGATGATCCAGAAACACGAGAAGTATTTAAGCAAGTATGCAATTGGAAGGTCGTGTCCAAGGATTTGATTCCGATTATTCAATACTGTCAAGTTGATCGAAGCTTAGTCTTAAATGCAG TGAAGGTTTTGGTGTTTCTTACGATGCCAATTGAGCCTTCATCAAATGATATTCTTCAGCAGACAGAGTACCTTTGGGACTTGAAGTCAGCAATCACATGTAGTGATACTGTTGGAGTGATTATTTCATTACTTGAAGATCCACTTGAACATTTGGAACG TGAAGCATTCACAGAGGACGACTGGAAATTGGTCCAGCTGGTACTCACGCTCTTTAGAAACATTCTTGCTATACAAGATTTTTCCCTGCTGCAGAAAGTTGGGGGATCTGCTAGTCATCTTTTGTCGCTAAGAGATAGGTTTTTGGAACTTATGTTTCATGAGAATGTAATGGACCTTGTTCTAATTATCACTCAGCATGTCTGTAGTTCTGGCTACCTTCGTCAAGATAACTTATTGTTATTAGAGATTTTCCATTATATTTTCATGGGTCAAGAGCCAGAGTTGATTGCCAAAGCACAAATAAAGGATTCGAAG CGGGGTGGGGAGACTTCACTTGATAGTCTCAAGTCTATTATGGAAGctgaagaagagaaaagaagaaagcttTCCAGGCAACGGAATATAGGGCGTCATTCACAATTTAGCGGAACATTTACACGGCTTACCATG GATGGTTCTAAAGCCGTATACAAAGGAAACCCTAGTTCTGCTTCTCATAATGTCCTGCTTAAACCTCATAAAATTCATAGGAGTTCAACTAAAAGGATTGTGTGGGACCATGGGAGATTACCTTCAATGAAGGATGATATTTTGGTTTTGCTGCACGATTTTCTGAACCAGTTTTTATCGGGGGGCTATAATG TTTTAATGCGATCAATTTCCGAGGACATTGAAAAGGAGCATCATGCAATTCAGAATAGTGACattgtcattttctttaaggTTGCTCAGTTTGTTACTTCTTTTCAGTATCACAAGTTTTCAACTTTCAAG CCACCAAACGTGGAAAAAGATGATTCTCACAGCTTCCCTGATGAATACGTTGATAACACATTATTCAAAGGCGATGTATGTGGACCAATCGCAGCATCAATGAATGAATCAATGTTTCTACTGGTCATTTCAAGATGGAGAAATGCTTTTGATGGCCTGAAACAGACAAATGACTACAATTTTCTATCTGCAGCAGGCTCTCTTATGAGAATTATG ATTCGCATGTTAGATTTGGTGCTTAAATCATTGCCTGAAGGTTCTAAGGAGTCTCAAACAGCTCGCATACTGCTTTACAAGTTATTCTACGATCAAACTGATCAAGGAATGACTCAGTTCCTCTTGAGCCTGATAAAATCATTTGACACTCATAAACAACCCAAAAG TGATCTTGCAGATCTGGTGGAAATGATTCATCTAATTGTGAGATTGATGGAGAATCTTCAAGCACGTGGCGCATTAAGg gTTTCTAAGAAATCGAGGAAGGTTAGAAAGAAGAAAGCACTGGGTAGCAAGAGGGGAACTGAAAATGAACTGTCCGGAGATGGAACAAAGATTCAAGATCAGACACTGTCTTCTAATACTGAACAATCTATTGATTTGAGCATTTTGCAAAAGATAAACGAAGAGAACTCAACTTCTGATaatcaagaaaacaacaatATTGCTGTTCAAGATAATCAAGACAACGTCGCTGTTCAAGATAGTcaagaaaatatcaataatgCAATTCAACCTGATAAGACTGAGATATCTGCACAGGATATTGGAAATTTTGGCAGGAATCTGCCTCCGATGGATAAGAGAAAGATTGATCATATCGATGATGATCTTACTGGCAGCTCTGATGATTCATCTAGTGATGAGGACCTCATTGAGACTCATGAAGTTGATTTTAAGGTCTCAAGCTTTGTATCAACTTTTGCAAATCATAACATCATTCGGAACTTGTGCTGGTTGCTCAGGTTCTACAAGAGTAATTCCACCAATACAAATCACTACATCGTATGCATGTTGCAGAGGATTACTGATGATTTGGATCTTTCTCCAATGCTTTATCAg TTATCACTACTTACAACATTCTATGACATCCTCGATGAGCAAAAGTCATGTCCATGCAAGGAATATGCGAGTATTGTTGATTTTTTGACAACCTTAATTCGAAGAATGCTACGAAAAATGAAGAGCCAACCCCTTCTATTTGTAGAAGTTCTTTTTTGGAAGTCCCGTAAAGAGTGCCATTATATTAATGCTGAATATTTATTGCATGAGCTTGGCCATATGAAGAAAGAAGCGAAAAGCTGGGGTAATGTTTTGGCGGATGGAGAACTGGGTTCATCACAAGCAAAGGGATGGGTTCCCAGAAGCATAGCAGATGCTCTGGGTGAGGATGAAGCAGATGTTGTGATCGCTCATGAACCATATCAGAA GATGAGAGAAAGTTTCGATGGAGCGGAGAgagatttttttctaaagaacAACAATGACAAGAAAAGAGATTCTGATTA CGGAGGAAATGCCATGGAACCTGCAACTGAAGGGGTTTCTAAAAGAAGAAGACTTGTTCTTACTGATGAAATGGAGATGAGAATAAAAGAACTCCATGAGAA ATACAAGGATGACGGGAGTTGTGTTCGTCTTATTGCGGAATCCCTAGATCCTGCTGGTCATGTTTCACCTGCACAAGTTTTCAACAAGCTCAAGCAGCTAGGGTTAAAAGTATCATCAAAGAAAAGACTGAGAAATGTTGACAAAGAATTTTCTACTTTTCCTGATCAGCTTGTGGAAAACGGAAGGTCCACCGGAGAAGGTAGTAGTGGTCTTCAAAACTCAATTGATGTTGAAGAAACATTGAAAAG GAACACCAGGAAAAAAGTTCGGGCCTTTAGCAAAGATCAAGAGGAAATTATTAGAGCTTTATTTGAGCA GTTTAAAGAGCATAAAAGATGCAGCTATATGATTGCAAATGCACTAGCTGCCGATAATTCTTTTACAGCTGCACAAGTTTCCCGAAAGCTCAAGCAACTTGGATTACACATTCCTCGGCAAAGGAGATCAGAAACAAAATTGCATTTAAGAGATAAGGAGCTAAATGACTTTTCTGTCGGAGAACAGGTGTCTGATGATGAAACATTGTTATCATTGAGGAAAAG GGAAAGAATTAAGCATGGTGGCAGATCATTTGATGAGTTGTCCAACCACAGCATAGAAGGAGAGTTTTCTGGCGATTCTGATGATGAATTACTAAGCTCATTTCTCAA GTATAAAAGCAAAGATGGTGATAAATCATTTGAGGAACAGAATATTGCAAAAGAGTCGTCTGACAACGAAATTTTAGACTCTGTTCTCAA CAAAACAAGGAAGCTGCATCCAAAAGCAAAAAGTAAAAGCCTCAAAACATCTGATGAGAGGAAAACAACCGAGGAAAACAGGGTCACTGGAGTTTCTAAAGAAATTGCAGAAAG GGATGAAGGAGGTCAGTCCATCGGGATGGATGTGGCAGAGGTTCGTGAAGATGTTGCTGTCAATATCAGTCAGGAAGATGCTTCAGAATCTGAAGCAACTGGCAGTATGAATAGAAATGCATCTGTTCTTTCACCACATGAAGAATTGGATGATGCATTGATAGATTTGGAGGATGATGCAGCTTTAGACACGTCAGTGAAAACTCCTGCACTTAGGAGGAAGATGAGGATGGTAATTGACGGTGACGACGATGATTAA